Genomic segment of Schistocerca piceifrons isolate TAMUIC-IGC-003096 chromosome 1, iqSchPice1.1, whole genome shotgun sequence:
CAGTCTAGAAGTGTAGAAAGCAGTGCAGTTACTTTCAAAGTAAGCACAAACAGACACTTCGTCTTCAAAAATGATGCAAAAGGGTTTGTTGAAACATCTGCCTATATTGACAACCCTGTAAAATGGACATTCAAGCTGAAGAAAACAAACATTGTTGAAAGTCCTGACACCAAGGCATATCTAATGGGAAAGGTTCCCGTAAAGAAAGAGAAACTTCAGGATCTCCAGAAAATTAAACACTACATCCCAGATGAGCATCGACCTTTTTTTGATGAAAGACTCTCTTGGCCAACCAGAGATACAAGAGACGTTAATGAAGATGATGTTGAAGACTAACTGAGCCACCTACAAGGTAAGagtaataaaaacatattttaaagtaacatttatGGGCTATGTATCTCATACtactaaataaaactaaaaataataatgatagtaaaaataaaaaagaacatttttataatgtttttcaAACAAGGCTTTTTTTCAGCTGCTGATCGACTAGAACAAGAAGATTGACGACTGTctacaatgaaaaatatttaatcggtaaacattattttttttgtaaatatatgtggccaacagttttcaaataaatttttttgcctCTTTACAGAGATTGAATAATTTGGCTTGCTTATTTCTGGAACCTTTTTAGCATAATCCACAAATTCGGATAAAGTTtgtgcatttaaaaactttgagctgAAAAAGGTACACAATCCTGaacatatttacacagttacatggTATATAACAAATATTTATACATTGGTACCATGTGCAATGTGTTTGCTACACTTAATTGTACACATTGACAGTAGTAAATTTTTCTGTATAACAACCAGTTTTCtcacaaaacagtttttttttaatgtttttggaaTATGTACCTTTTTCAACTCACCCATTGAATTATTATCATTACACTGTCCAAATGTTCCACTGGAACGACATTTACGGAGTTTTCGGACATTGCCATCCACAGACGGCACAGAAATGAGTGCAGTATCGTTGTGGCTGCTGCGCGACTGGCGATAATAACAGTCTAGTGTGGCAGGGATGTTGACAATTATTCCCGAGCCAAAAATAGGCCCGGGCCCATTCGACAGCGACAGTCCCGAGCGGAAACTTAATGGAGCGACAATTACAGCCCAGTATGGCACCTTCTGTTTGCAACATAGAAATTCATTTTCGGCGCCACAAAAATCGTTGACCTTTAGCGGAGAAGATCTCCTATTGTGGCATTAGCCTTAACAACCTATCTGCAAGGGTCAAGCATCCCTCCAGTAGTTCTCTTTCATGTGGTAGTATCAGCATTAGTTGTAATTGCTGTGATTGTTTCACGATCCAGAACGTCCACAAAAAGTCTTCCGTCATGAGATTCATGTCAACTGAGAAATGTAGAAGATGCCAGAGCTGCAGCAAAATATTGTGTTCGAACTGTTCACCATACAGGACTCATTGAAATTGTTTCTCCAGTGTTTTCGATTGTCTTTGAAACAGCACTGTCTTATCTGTGTTATATTTATTTTAGGCTTGTGGCGACAAGATGACATTAATGTTTACGTTGGTACATTCTGTGAGATTATTGATGACTGTGTCGTATTTGGTGTTGTCATCGAAGATATTTAGCAAACTGAACACACACTCAATTGTGATGAACAGTAGCGCCagctattagtagtagtagtagtagtagtagtagtagtagtagtattcatccatagatctctttttacaaggatataggacatgtcaaagtatttacaaatttagatcaatttaaaataagctaattcgtatacacatatatttacatatttcttgTTAGAGACCATCATTAGAGTTACTCCTGGTATACgctacttttttacaaataacttattaaataatgtaatgccacattgttcactcatatctcactatcagtcactgcacacgctatacacacattgtttcataacacttgactcactacacacacacacacacacacacacacacacacacacacacacacacacacacacatactcacagacacactggtgatctctgagccattttctgtgccacaacttcccatttgctgtcctgaaaaactgagtcagcacccCTCCAtattgagtgagatgttgagctcagaaagaggaagaggtgttagtattgtgccatgcatagcttgggggtaagtatttctagaaaggaaaaagagaaggaaaaatacataaagtgaaggtgttacgtggaatgttgaatattttataatcattagtattattatttatttgtataacattttaatcaaacccctactctgttttagttaagtaatccttcaatgtataaaacgtattgcataacaggtactttttagctgcctttttaaataagcgtatttttccaatttctttaatttcttttggtaatttattgtacagttttatttcttggtagaaaatgctgttttgagttttatgtttattttttcttggtaaatgtaagttgggtCAATCTCTTGTCGcctggtcatggacagagctgtttgtgcattaattacaaatgttatttttgatgtgtataactgactggtaaatgtattcacatggagcagttaaaatccccggtgttctgaacagatctttacaatgagctcgactagtatttttggttattattcttttggctcttttctggagtttgaaaattgtgttcatattttgtgcacttgttccccaaaaaagaatgccatagctaataaTTGAGTGTacgtatgaataatatgtaactaaaagacactgcatgctacacactgatgataggattctaagggcataacatgctgctgACATACTGTTTGTAAGTACCTTTTTGTGTTCAcaccatttcagctgagaatcattattcattcctagaaattttgcatttgttacacagtctatagaagtGTCGTCTACATTtactttaacattgtcatttttcctcttcatacTGGAATTCATGACAATAGTTTTCTTCATGTTCTGTGTCACTTTGTTACTTATTGATGAATCatgaacttccttgagagtttcatttgctttctcggcaaggagttctcttgttttctcagtgactataatattgcttttATCAGCAAGGAGGAGTTTTTCACcatgggaaagtcattgatgtatatcaggaacagtattggtcctaatatgctaccgtagggaacccctatattaatgtattttggttctgataagtgttttactaaatgtttagatctatttgaagtatgtgttatctctactctttgtaccctatctgttatgTATGAtctaaaccagtcattagctacatctcttattcctaatgcttctaatttatttaataattcttGTGGTcgtctgtatcaaacgccttagaaagattcAAAACTATGACTGTGACACATTCATCTTtctcaagagcatcaagtacaacttttgtgaattctgctatggctgactccgtatttttgccacttcagaaaccaaactgtaattcgcttaaaatattgtatttattcaggcaattcattaatctgtctttcataattacttctattatttttgagaatgctgcgagcagggaaatgggctggtaattttctatgtcttttggattacctttcttaagcaaaggtacaactcttgcctggtttaactgctctggaaatgtccctgatgtgatggattcatttattatatttgttaaggggccttgtatcatccctatgcattgtttcagtacacacactggtacttcatctaagcctactgactttatattttttagtttttgaattgttttactgacttcattctctgtggttggaagtatcaTCATTGCATTTAGtgtaacattatttacaggtgttatatctGTTtgagggaatttttgctgtaacttctttgCAATTCTTGAAAAATgcccatttacatagtttgctaagtgctgtggatcatttatgaCTTTAtacccctcccttagcagtatgttattctgcatttgtttgcctctccccatttccttttttacaaCTTCCCAGAATGCTTTGCTTTTATTGTCTGCATTATAAATTATTTTGTCATTATTCTGTTCTCAATGGTGGTAGCTGGTTGACACACAGGTTTGTAAAACTGCAAATGTCTGAAAGGTGGTGTGGTCACAGTCAGTTATTTCAGTCTTGAAAATACGTGAGGTTGTGTGAGATATCAAACATGCAACTTAGTGTGTCGTCGCACCAAGCAGTTTGTATCAGCAGGCACAAGAGGGGCAGGAAaagaaattgctctgagcactatgggacttaacatctgcggtcatcagtccccgagaatgtagaactacttaaacctaattaacctaaggacatcacatacatccatgcccgaggcaaggttctaacctgccaccgtaactgtcacacggttccagactgaagagcctagaaccgcacagccacaccagaGGGGCAGGAATTCAGACACATTACACGACTTGGGAGTCGTGGACGACTCACAAAACATATCCCAGTCAGTGGCGCTTTCCACCTGATGCATGTTAGATTTACTGATGGGGATGGTAATTGATTGTTCGGGGATGTGGATGCAGAATAAGTGAATGTTTGAATAAAAATTGTTATTAGACACAGTTGCCACATGTTGATTCTCTCCACAGGGATGTGAATTCACAGGGTAATCTTGTTCCAAGTCTAGCAATAGCATGTCTGATGTCGGCGATTGTCGTGGCGTGGTGGTTGTAGATTCAGTGATCAGTGTATCATTTAACGTTGTGGTGCTCTGGCATTTTGCCAGTGGGTAGTTTTGTGCACAGTAATTACACTGTCGGTGCACTTCACATGAGGTTAATCCAGATGCAACTCTGTATGGAGCTGGTGAAGTTGAGATTACAACAAAATATCATTGCAATATTATGTGTAGTAGACCGTCCGTGAAGAAAATTCACGTATCGCGTGTCATGGTTGTTCTTGGGTTATCACTTTAGTTGTATTCACTATGAGGCGGTAGAACTATATCAGTAAAGAGACGGGAATGACGATATGGAAACACAATTTGTTGACAGGCATTATACAAGAAACATATCCATTCACAGGCGCAGCTCAGAACACACTACTGTCTTTGATCAAGTCACATACAGTCCTCGCTCGCTAGTCGTGGTCATAGGTATCGATATTCCCACAAACGTTTTCGCCCAACACTTTTTTTAACAGGTACAAAATATTATATGTATTTATCTGTGAACAATGCGTAATGAAGCTTGAAAGTTTCTACGGGCTAGTAAATAAATTTCTTGCTGACATATATGTAGCCTCATTTGTGGAAAAACGCTCACAGAAAAAATATACAAGGTCTTGCGAAACCTTCCcaatgtgtcacgaaaacaaagcaaataatAAAGACCAATAGGTCACAAAACCACAATATCCACTTTTATGGCATGAATAAGTTTGGTGAGACTATGTTAACTTCCCTACTTTCCCGTGGGCTGCCCCTGTAAATGCTGCTTAATGTACTGGGAATATTTCGGCTTTCCCATCAGTTTCGTCAAATGTGAATCGATCTTTTGCTCATGATTTCAATTTCCTGCAAAACGGCCAAAATAGGGGGAAGATAATTCTCAATCTATTTTGTAAATTGAAATTTAAACTATTTACTTGGATAATGTCGATATTTCCAAAaagtatattttcttttcttttaattcttgCCCTTGGTAAATCAAAATTATAactttagctatgtagtttgtTACACGTCTGAGTTTAACAATTATATCCACGGCCTCTAACAGAAGTCGTGAATCTGAGCATTTTGTTAGCGGATACATATTCTTAGTATGTTTATTATTGCAAGCATTTTCTGGCGTTAGAGTCACACATATTAAGGAAGAAACATCTTGTTAGTTTCCGCATTTCTTACAATTTAATGTGAAGTTTGAAACGAAATACTATCGTTGTGTTATTGATTTTTCTTGGCGTATCACGTTGGCGGATGTTCCGGTTTACAAAATGGCTGTGTTGTGTAGTTAGTCGGTGAAGCAATGTTTACATACAGTCGCACTAGATGGTTGTAGAAGTGTGTGATGTGCACCGCACTCTGTATTTTACGTAACATGTTCCCACGATTCACCCTGTCAATTTCAGAGCATTTGATGTTACTGAGCTAACATGCTTAGTGAATCGGTTCTTTGTTTTTACTCCAATAACCTAATATTAACATATTGAAGTATGCGCGGCGCCTGTTGTGCAAAAGCTGCATAGACGTTCAGTGAAAGCAGATAAATTTAAAGACCTTGCCGACTACCAGTAATGGATAGCCACGCAAATAATTCGCGAAAGCGGTCTTTAGACAAAATGATAGAACACATGACTGCAGATGTACAGAACAGTGACGGACAGTATATTCAGCTGGGCTTCACGCCGCCATCCACGCCGCAGTCTCACCATATCTGGCCAGAATATGCTCAAGCTAATGTTAACAGCCCATCGTTGCAACACTTTATGCCTCACGCACCAGTCGTTCACAACACTGCAGAAAACACTGTTTACTATACGGATTTACATATTCCTTACGAGATGGATGTCACATCTCAcgtatcaaaacagcctgaagTGTTGCAACAATCTGGGTTTTACTATTCCCCGCCAAGGCAACCAATAAATATGTTGCACGATAACCATGAATTAATTGGCACCGTATTAGACATGGGAGGTGGTAATGTTGTAAATGTAGTGTATGGCAGTAGGCCTCCTGCTGTAAATTCAAGCAGGTTAATGACCCAACACTATCACATGATTCCTTCAGACACCCAAAGGGAACTTGTTCCTCATGCATTGAGCAGTTTTGTTCCGTATCAAGATGTGCTTGAAAATAGTGGACAGAATCACATTGATGAATTTGGATTGTTTGGTGCTAGTGAGCAGTCGCATGCACAGACATTGCAGCAGCCTCATCAACAACCAGTGGCCCAACCACAACAGCAGCCTTTCCAGCCTGCACATGGAAGTACCCATGGACAGTTAATTGAAAATCTGGTTGGGAATTGGGTGCCGAATCAGAGTGGAACATACAGCCCCTTTGGATGCACAGACACAGGAATTTGTCCAGCTcccacaacaaatcagcagacgaCACAAACTGTTCCAGAAGGTTCAGATGCTGAAAATGATGCCAAAAATATGGGGCATGGCATTCGTAAAACCAGAATAGTAGCAGAAGTAAAGCCAATGAGGCCATCATATTCAGATGTTCTTGCAAAGTCTGCTCCAGCCACTTCAAATAACTGCACGTCTTTAACAAAACATACGTCAAACAACATGTCAGTTAATTCTGGCAGTTCAGTGAAGGCTGAAACTACCCCTCTTGGAAAGCCGAAGGGCAGCAATTTGCAAAAATCAAAttcaaagaaattgaaaaacagTGTGTTGAAGCGTCAGCATTCTTCAGGTAGTGAGGAGCAAAGTATTAACGGAAGTTCGAGTACATTAAAAACTGTACAAAGTCCATCTGTTGTGCGCAGGACAGCAGAGACTGACACGAAGCATGTTGATTCTGTAGGATTTAGTTCATTGCCACGAAAGTGGGTTTCATTAGATGATTTAGACAATGAGAAACAAAATCCTTCATTGGAAGAGGAGGATGAAgaagatgatgaggatgatgatgaggaggatggtgatgatgatgatgatgaagagaatgGTGATCCTTTCCACAGCATTGACACAAGAACTAGATCAGTTACAAGCAGCATGAAGAGCTGTGGTAATGATTGCCAGATGTCAAGAAAAAGTTACACATCACAACGGTCAAAGAATGCATCTCAAGGTAATAAAGTCATTATTAATTTGTTGTGAAGGAGATAaatctttatattttaaaataagttTATAGGAGGGCACAAGTACCTACTCATAGAACCGCTCACATCACAATTTAGTTTAATGTGATAACATTTTGCATGCTTTTTTTACTTTATGAAAATGTTTCTGCTAGTGATGTAGACTGAACCATTCACAGTTGTTATAGGGTTAATTGTTTGTTTAATTACACATCTGTCATGAAAACTGTATTACCATAATGGGTGCAGAGGATGTGGGTTAAATGCAACAGTACACTGCCCCACTTTGATATTAATGTCAGTGAGCACCTGCACAACAATAAACTTTGTTGCTGAATTTTAAGTAGAGGTGTGTCTCATACTCAGTGTAATCTCAGAACTACTCTAGATTTTTTGTCCTTATGGGGTTGCATGATGTCATTTGTGTATGAAACCCAAGTAGAAACTGGAAAGACACTGTCTGGTAGCCTTCCATATGTCTCATTGCACAACAGCAATGGATAGATTTGAAAGACTGCCGCAAAATTTTGTGCTTCACTGTAATTCTTGCATTGAGACTGGTCATTGGCACCTTGAACATTTTCCATCAGTTTAAGTTGTTACTGTAATgagtaaagtttttatgtcttaaaaaaaactaaatattcgTTATTGACCTTTATTTTCTTATCTCATTTTACTTTGTGATCCTCTGTTATATTGATATTTCATATTCTAAATGTTTGGGAGACTGAATGAAAACCAAGTGGTTGGTGAAAGCTAGCAATGTTTCAGAGATCCTGTTTCCTGTTCAAGTGCTGGGGAGTATTGTGGTGTGTAGGGAGGTTCTAATGGCAGAAATTATGGAGCAAGTACCCAACTTCATGTTTTCCTGTCAGACAGTATGATTGCAGCAATACCATATTTAGTTTTACTAGTATGACAGTTAATCAGTAACCGTTCATTCCGAATAATGGTCAGAGTGTTGTGTTACAGAGATAAAGCACTGGGTGAAACTAGCTGATAAAATCACCTGTGCACTCTGTTGGATCATCTCGCCATTGATTATATATGTTTTATCAGGATGGAACTGGAGTATGTGTTAGGCCTATTGATAGCGTGCAGCAGAGCCACCCATGTGGGATGAACTATGGACTAGAGAGACTTACTCATATTGACAGCCCTAGTAGGTATTGGCCTACTCTGGAGATTGAATGAAAAATGTAAGATTATTCCAAAGAAAGCCAGGAGTTGTTTGATACTGTTGATTTCATTATCTTTCATGTAGCACTTTATTAATAAATTCTGGTCAAGAATGATACAGTGGAATAGAGCTGTTACAAATTACAGTATATAATGATATGTAGGTCTGATACTTCAGAAGCTCTGTGAGGCAGTTTACAGAAGATTGCTGTGCTGAaagattgtagtgaaatgcagaaagACATGCAGGCAATTGAGAATTGGTGTAGGAACCCCTGTACAGAAACATCATTCAACCACTACACATAGCATCAAAGTTAAAGGAGTCATCACCTGCCAGTAGGACAACCCTTTGGTAGAGCTGTGTTGCTATTAAAGCCTTGAACATATTCAACACCATCTTTAAGTCCTGAACACTGTCAGGACCATTGCAAGGAGTTCTGCTTGTGGTCTGTCACTGTACAAACTCACATAATTACTACTGAAACGGTGGCCTAATGCAATGTGGTAACACCGAATCTCTGTATTGAATGACATTTCCGGATAGGAGTTCCTATCCCAATTTGTTTCTGAAGATATCCTATAAAATCCCCGATAGTCTGTCAGTGTCATTACGCTACATTCTCTGTATATCAGTCTGTCTTTACCACATATATTGACTACATAATGCGAAATTTAGAAAAAGAGGAAGCTGGAAATGAGATTCCATATTGGCAAATTTATCCTTATGGGCCCCAAAGGAAATTTTTGCTTCCTTAATCCAAGAAAAAGGGTGGAGGAATGTGTGTTCATGAAACATATTCGAACCATCTTTGTTTTGATGATGACATTGTGAGTTTTCTCTCTTACCTGATTAACTTCAACAACTGACAAAGGTAACTTAATAAGGCTAATATGAAAATTGGCCTGAAGATTGGACTAAATGTATAACCAACAGATTGAAAAGAAACTAGTACACATTAACACTGAATCTATGTAACCAGTTGATGAGTTTTTGTATTTAGGTACTTGAAGACATTGACAGCAAATTAAATAAACAGTAAATGGATCAGGGAACAGAGTGAAGTGAAAGTTAGTGGACCAAGATATAGGAAAAGACGAAGGGAAGATCATAAATGTAAGGTGggtagtatgtgctgaaaatggaagATTTGTCCAGGAGAATAAATTGCTTTGTGTACTTGGCTATTTGAAAATTTGCAAATGAGACTTAGAATTCATGGTATTCCAAAATGTCAGAGATTTAGTTGTAATGTTATATTGGAATATGCAAATCACTGATATATACTTTCATGTGTAAGAACAGAGGACAAAGCAGAATTGTCAAATTCTCCAGTAAATTACATTGATATCGTCAGAGAAAGATGTCATTATTCTTCATAACAACAAATGCTTTCATTCAACCAGACTAACTGAGTTGTCATTTGAGGAACAGTAAGATCAACATAGGCTACATTGTTTATTTGGACAGTTTAATAACCTTTAACCTTCAGCTAAAATTTTATCAGAGAACAGTAATAATTGAATGACAAACAGATCAGCTGAAATAGCTGAGGGCTGTATGTCTACATCTGTATTTGTTCTCCATAAGTCAGTGAGAGGTCTATCAGTATATAATCTGTTGATATTCATATTTCTTCTCTTCCTACTCTGTTTGTGAGTGATGCTCGAGAAAAAAGTCGACTTGCGGCACATCTTGTATGAATCTCAAATTTGTATAAAGTTACTATCATACTAAATAGTTTTGTAAGTGACTTTCTTTTTGCATAAAATGCTTCCAATGAACCTCACTAGGTTCTGTGTTCCGCACTACTAGGTTTatgttgttgcactgtaaattacttttCAGATTGATCCTCCACAAAAATTTTTTACCTGTTTACATCCATTCTCATTGTTTCAAATTATACACCATATTCTGGCCATACTAGTCTCAAAAAACGTTAGCAGTATGCACTCACACTTATATCAAATGTATATACTAATATGTGTAATGAGTATGTGATGCACATAGTAGGTTGGTAATGGAAAGAAAGGAGTCCAATTGCTAGGTAGTAGCTATGAGTGGGGTGTAGGCCATGTGGTAGATGACAAATTATGAACAGGGTATTGGGTCACCTTAGAGAATTTGTGCAGAGTTTTTTTCGTAGAGGATCACGTTACTGcagtagatatagtgggaatagcCTGGCTAGAGACAGGAATTACAGCATTAAGGGTGACTTGGATGAAATAGGAATAACAACTTcacacacaaatgtgagttttgtggTGGTCCTACAGTGCCATCACCAACCCTGGGTTAATACTGCTGTGAACCGTGTGAACATGAGTTCAGCTGGCTATTGTTGACAGAAATGAAGTCTTATATGATTGCAATGCATGTTGCTACAGTTGGGCAATAGGGATATACTAGACACGGCCTACATCTGGACAGGAGAGTGAAAGATAGGTTGGCTGAGCGTATCTATAAAATGTACGTGGACCACCATCACACAAAGCgagatccctgtggttaatggcatCAGAGAagtgtctttttttttaagttagaaTCAGCATTTaggcaccctgttttgaaagaagtcaaaaTAACAGAAGAGTTACAAGGAACACATAAGAATACACGGAAAAGTAAAGttaacatatttcatcaaaatattaagaggattgagtaataaggtagaagagatTCTTGTCTgtgtggaaaatttagagagctcttggcggggggggggggggggggggagggagacattGTCCTGTGCCTATCTGAGCACCCCATACCCACAAGGTTAGATAAGTTACACATTAAAGATTACACTCTAGCTGCTTACTGATGCAGAACTAATAAGGAAAATGCAGGAGATGTTatatatattaagacagaacataAGCTGAAAACACTGAGGCAAGtaaattttgtagtgatcagcacatagaagtgtgtgctttTGAATTGATAGTTCATGTTTAAATGTAACTGTGTATAGATCCCcgctgggaaattttgaactttttATGAGGAATCTGTATCCTTTACTATGCTATCTATCAGGCAGCAGcaagtctgtggtgacttcagtgtagattttctaaaggattctgacaagaaaaatgatctggaaaccttatttggaccCTACAATTTGAGCTCAATAATTAACTTTACATCATGGATTGATAAAGATAGTAGTAACGCATAAGAAAATGTTTTCTTtagtgaagctcaaagcaagaaaataactgtttacacaataataaatgctccTTCTGACTATGATGCACAGTTAGTCAGAATAAATAATGTAGTGCCTTACGTATGGGATATTCCTTACTGGAAATCAGTAGTAATATTTAATGACTCCAGGACAGATGTTTTCAAGAATAGTTTACAAATGATAACCTGGgttaaatttataatgaaccaaatgttaatataaaatgtaatttattccataataaattcatatcattattttaaaatagcTCCACATTAGATAATAATAAAGGATATCTTACAGCCACGTACTAAACTATGAATCACTGggagattaaagtatcttgtgaaaggaacaGGGAAATGTATCTGTTAGCAAGAAAAAGTAGAGATCCTGCAGTACTTGCACTCTAAAAAAACTACTCAAAAATACTAAGAAAAGATAttgaaaaatcaaggaacatgcacataatgtcggAAATCAGTAATTCCGACAACAGATGTAAGGCTatgtggaatgtagtgaaacgaggcagggcaaccagccacagaacatgA
This window contains:
- the LOC124802050 gene encoding uncharacterized protein LOC124802050 isoform X2, giving the protein MDSHANNSRKRSLDKMIEHMTADVQNSDGQYIQLGFTPPSTPQSHHIWPEYAQANVNSPSLQHFMPHAPVVHNTAENTVYYTDLHIPYEMDVTSHVSKQPEVLQQSGFYYSPPRQPINMLHDNHELIGTVLDMGGGNVVNVVYGSRPPAVNSSRLMTQHYHMIPSDTQRELVPHALSSFVPYQDVLENSGQNHIDEFGLFGASEQSHAQTLQQPHQQPVAQPQQQPFQPAHGSTHGQLIENLVGNWVPNQSGTYSPFGCTDTGICPAPTTNQQTTQTVPEGSDAENDAKNMGHGIRKTRIVAEVKPMRPSYSDVLAKSAPATSNNCTSLTKHTSNNMSVNSGSSVKAETTPLGKPKGSNLQKSNSKKLKNSVLKRQHSSGSEEQSINGSSSTLKTVQSPSVVRRTAETDTKHVDSVGFSSLPRKWVSLDDLDNEKQNPSLEEEDEEDDEDDDEEDGDDDDDEENGDPFHSIDTRTRSVTSSMKSCGNDCQMSRKSYTSQRSKNASQATSSTSATTSKASSGVGNAGTGNKRPIQINNNLGTPVWNQNRVGCTRNNKPNSEERKGNSTILKGEAKAGSQSSGRSASCRGAGAGSASPLPVSQNGFGGPEKAAQAKRNQRGRKRTLHSPIAMVCQPIRQQIWRWGQMVFSFLLWFMLLLSDVLDMSTQLLAHLCVLVCAQVHSWSLKGYFKLTAVIYQISIWPRNWWKGSTKSNSNNTTKDKSHGGIPASLENNISLPCTGEEAMKRLLACKGKDPYSILGVTPHSSDDDIKKYYKRQAFLVHPDKNNQPGAEEAFKILVHAFELIGEPERRKAYDRRVAETQQVEQAWSELNDLLSQLHQKMEYAANTIRCTNCGKRHRRISVDRPCYAARLCAQCKIHHAAREGDIWAESSMLGFLWHYYACMDGAIYDITEWAACQADNLRHLRANTHTVQYRIVLGRHQPPPRHRGPEPHSEADLENFLNNLYSHSSNGEVGGNRSDQGRSRRKGRKKK
- the LOC124802050 gene encoding uncharacterized protein LOC124802050 isoform X1, which produces MDSHANNSRKRSLDKMIEHMTADVQNSDGQYIQLGFTPPSTPQSHHIWPEYAQANVNSPSLQHFMPHAPVVHNTAENTVYYTDLHIPYEMDVTSHVSKQPEVLQQSGFYYSPPRQPINMLHDNHELIGTVLDMGGGNVVNVVYGSRPPAVNSSRLMTQHYHMIPSDTQRELVPHALSSFVPYQDVLENSGQNHIDEFGLFGASEQSHAQTLQQPHQQPVAQPQQQPFQPAHGSTHGQLIENLVGNWVPNQSGTYSPFGCTDTGICPAPTTNQQTTQTVPEGSDAENDAKNMGHGIRKTRIVAEVKPMRPSYSDVLAKSAPATSNNCTSLTKHTSNNMSVNSGSSVKAETTPLGKPKGSNLQKSNSKKLKNSVLKRQHSSGSEEQSINGSSSTLKTVQSPSVVRRTAETDTKHVDSVGFSSLPRKWVSLDDLDNEKQNPSLEEEDEEDDEDDDEEDGDDDDDEENGDPFHSIDTRTRSVTSSMKSCGNDCQMSRKSYTSQRSKNASQEDRWEGGTLNNHKVSACPTATSSTSATTSKASSGVGNAGTGNKRPIQINNNLGTPVWNQNRVGCTRNNKPNSEERKGNSTILKGEAKAGSQSSGRSASCRGAGAGSASPLPVSQNGFGGPEKAAQAKRNQRGRKRTLHSPIAMVCQPIRQQIWRWGQMVFSFLLWFMLLLSDVLDMSTQLLAHLCVLVCAQVHSWSLKGYFKLTAVIYQISIWPRNWWKGSTKSNSNNTTKDKSHGGIPASLENNISLPCTGEEAMKRLLACKGKDPYSILGVTPHSSDDDIKKYYKRQAFLVHPDKNNQPGAEEAFKILVHAFELIGEPERRKAYDRRVAETQQVEQAWSELNDLLSQLHQKMEYAANTIRCTNCGKRHRRISVDRPCYAARLCAQCKIHHAAREGDIWAESSMLGFLWHYYACMDGAIYDITEWAACQADNLRHLRANTHTVQYRIVLGRHQPPPRHRGPEPHSEADLENFLNNLYSHSSNGEVGGNRSDQGRSRRKGRKKK